A region from the Hydra vulgaris chromosome 08, alternate assembly HydraT2T_AEP genome encodes:
- the LOC136084081 gene encoding uncharacterized protein LOC136084081: MAKSGQKTIEFKSGGPRPMIFTHAPKAYVNSAQAAQSTLRLRNTNIAKHFETLAGNLNDAVANQTSKLLNSLSQDTRHSILDNAGLNHSEISASVMVAMKTDMGVPWEKLKIMSRDNSIRVFIFGDYEFLCSLYGISGASGEQFHYFYLNFFNYVFQDRISRQNKLKLGRSLELPRRLIISDH; the protein is encoded by the exons atggcaaaaagtggacaaaaaacaattgaatttaAAAGTGGAGGACCTCGA CCAATGATTTTTACTCATGCACCAAAAGCATATGTCAATAGTGCTCAGGCAGCACAATCAACATTAAGATTGCGTAATACAAATATTGCAAAGCATTTTGAGACTTTAGCAGGCAATTTAAACGATGCAGTTGCAAATCAAACAAGTAAATTGCTAAATTCATTATCACAAGACACAAGGCACTCCATACTAGATAATGCAGGACTAAACCACTCTGAAATAAGTGCAAGTGTGATGGTTGCAATGAAAACTGATATGGGAGTACCATgggaaaaacttaaaattatgtctag GGATAATAGTATCAGAGTATTTATTTTTGGAGATTATGAATTCCTTTGTTCACTGTATGGAATTTCCGGAGCCTCAGGTGAGCAGTTTCATTacttttatcttaatttttttaattatgtatttcAGGACAGGATTTCAAgacaaaataaacttaagttGGGTAGGTCTTTAGAACTGCCCAGGAGGCTGATAATATCTGACCACTAA